One genomic segment of Epinephelus fuscoguttatus linkage group LG19, E.fuscoguttatus.final_Chr_v1 includes these proteins:
- the mylk5 gene encoding myosin light chain kinase, smooth muscle: MNGDGSKQRYVSTFRMHIKPHRASSAPGNGPGTTDTKPSDKHIDTGCVNSFTHKRLDPPVFIEPLQDCCVDEGNDITLRGVLTGSQPIKVSWLHNGEVARFGNPSFNGRETSFVVRECLPEDAGAYTCLAENSAGKTSCCAAVFVRDFETICGVNRVSNILTSASKSIVENGRSPQSPKDELQKSPTSPTGSDKLSPVSEVIPKKRANSGTGPALHFENPPQHLEVKVGETARVTCYFAGSPPVVSCWIRNKDQIVDGPELWVENTDRSSTLVIAKAKPQHTGRYTVVVKDRKSSAQHTLTLSVIERPQPPASSPVISLVSATSLVLSWSGPCYDGGSAILGYVVEVKNQGRAEPKEWTELTAQCKSTSYRVCSGLQPQQEYCFRVRAYNAVGVSEPGPVSPVVTMEQKEKPQEEEAPQAYCCVTIDSSHKVTDHYNLQEKLGMGKFGLVFKLTHKETGRVCAGKFYKGRRAKEREAARNEIELMNYLHHPKLVQCLAAYDHKPEMVMVMEFIAGGELFERIVDDNFEHTEPASVLYMQQILEGIAYMHQQNIVHLDLKPENIVCVDTTGTSIKIIDFGLASRLDGKTPLKVMHGTPEFVAPEVINYEPVVLATDMWSIGVICYILLSGESPFQGNNDVETLALVTAAQWEFDEESFDEITDEAKDFISSLLNKNTRRRMSCEEALAHPWMTLDPAALATSKSLSKEKMKRFLARQKWKKAGKALLALKRMALLSKSDSSSSPTSPGEDSPLSPEAEHALQSLERKMQGPPQFTQSLEDQTVAQGSSVRLSCHLTGYPDPEVVWLCGKEPLVESPAVQIEYEEDGRCTLVLAKVGPEDSNIYTCRATNDHGETSCSAKLIVQE, translated from the exons ATGAACGGTGATGGCAGCAAACAGCGTTATGTGTCAACCTTCAGGATGCACATCAAGCCGCACCGTGCATCGTCTGCACCAGGTAATGGACCAGGAACTACTGACACCAAGCCTTCTGACAAACATATTGACACAG GGTGTGTTAACTCCTTCACTCATAAACGTCTGGATCCACCGGTCTTCATAGAGCCACTGCAGGACTGCTGCGTGGATGAAGGAAATGACATCACGCTGCGGGGGGTTCTCACTGGAAGTCAGCCGATCAAAGTGTCGTGGTTGCACAATG GTGAAGTGGCCCGTTTTGGGAATCCTTCCTTCAATGGCAGGGAGACGAGTTTTGTGGTGAGGGAATGCTTGCCGGAAGATGCTGGCGCCTACACCTGCCTGGCAGAGAACAGTGCAGGGAAGACgtcctgctgtgctgctgtgtttgtcaGAG ACTTTGAAACTATCTGCGGTGTGAATCGTGTCTCAAATATCCTGACTTCTGCATCCAAGAGCATTGTGGAGAATGGAAGGTCACCACAGTCTCCCAAAGACGAGCTACAGAAGTCTCCTACCTCCCCAACAGGCTCTGATAAGCTCAGCCCAGTCTCAG AAGTCATCCCAAAGAAGAGAGCCAACTCAGGAACAG GTCCAGCATTACATTTTGAAAACCCTCCGCAGCACCTCGAGGTGAAGGTGGGAGAAACTGCACGTGTGACGTGTTACTTCGCCGGCAGTCCTCCTGTAGTGTCCTGTTGGATCAGAAACAAAGACCAG ATAGTGGATGGTCCAGAGCTATGGGTAGAAAATACTGATCGCAGCAGTACCCTGGTCATAGCAAAGGCTAAACCACAGCACACAGGTCGCTATACTGTTGTAGTGAAGGACCGCAAGAGCTCAgcccaacacacactcacccttTCTGTCATAG AGAGGCCTCAGCCTCCAGCCTCCTCTCCTGTGATCTCCCTTGTCTCTGCCACCAGCCTTGTGCTGTCCTGGTCGGGCCCCTGCTACGACGGCGGCAGTGCCATCCTGGGCTATGTGGTCGAGGTAAAGAACCAAGGACGCGCTGAGCCTAAGGAGTGGACCGAGCTCACTGCCCAGTGTAAAAGTACCTCGTACAGAGTGTGCTCTGGGCTGCAGCCTCAACAGGAATACTGTTTCAGAGTGAGGGCCTACAACGCGGTGGGAGTAAGCGAGCCTGGACCAGTGTCACCAGTGGTTACAATGGAGCAAAAAG AGAAACCACAAGAAGAGGAGGCCCCTCAAGCATATTGCTGTGTCACTATTGACTCTTCACACAAAGTCACAGATCACTACAATTTGCAGGAGAAACTGGGAAT GGGTAAGTTCGGCCTCGTGTTCAAGCTTACCCACAAAGAGACAGGACGTGTGTGTGCAGGAAAGTTCTACAAAGGCCGCCGTGCCAAGGAGAGGGAGGCTGCTCGCAACGAGATAGAGCTGATGAACTACCTCCACCACCCCAAACTGGTTCAGTGTCTCGCGGCATATGATCACAAGCCTGAGATGGTCATGGTCATGGAGTT TATTGCAGGTGGGGAACTGTTTGAACGTATTGTGGATGACAACTTTGAGCACACCGAGCCTGCCAGTGTGCTCTACATGCAGCAGATCCTGGAGGGGATTGCCTACATGCACCAGCAGAATATCGTCCATCTGGACCTCAAACCTGAAAACATTGTGTGCGTCGACACCACCGGCACCTCCATAAAAATCATTGACTTTGGATTAGCCAGCAGGCTTG ATGGCAAAACACCTCTGAAGGTGATGCATGGGACTCCAGAGTTTGTAGCACCTGAAGTGATCAACTACGAGCCTGTGGTTTTGGCAACTGACATGTGGAGCATCGGGGTCATCTGCTACATATT ACTGAGTGGTGAGTCTCCATTCCAGGGTAACAACGATGTAGAGACCTTGGCCCTGGTCACAGCTGCCCAGTGGGAGTTTGATGAGGAGAGCTTTGATGAAATTACAGACGAGGCCAAAGACTTCATCAGCTCCCTGCTCAACAAGAACACAAG GCGGAGGATGTCCTGTGAAGAGGCACTTGCCCACCCTTGGATGACATTAGATCCTGCAGCTCTCGCCACCTCCAAGAGTCTGTCCAAGGAGAAGATGAAGAGGTTTCTTGCCAGGCAGAAGTGGAAG AAAGCAGGTAAGGCCTTGTTAGCCCTGAAGAGAATGGCTTTGCTGTCTAAAAGTGACAGCTCTTCATCTCCTACCAGCCCTGGAGAAG ACTCACCCCTGAGCCCAGAGGCAGAGCATGCCCTGCAGTCCCTGGAGCGCAAGATGCAAGGGCCGCCTCAGTTTACCCAGAGCCTGGAGGACCAGACAGTAGCTCAGGGATCCAGTGTCCGTCTCTCATGTCACCTTACAG GATACCCTGACCCAGAGGTGGTGTGGCTGTGTGGTAAGGAGCCTCTGGTGGAGTCACCCGCAGTGCAGATAGAGTATGAGGAAGATGGCCGCTGTACCCTGGTCTTAGCCAAAGTTGGCCCAGAGGACTCCAATATTTACACCTGTCGAGCCACCAATGACCATGGGGAGACGTCCTGCTCAGCCAAACTCATTGTTCAAGAATAG